The Acidimicrobiales bacterium genome segment CCAGGGGCCCGACGACGGCGTCGAAGGGGCGGGTCGCCTCGGGCCCGGCCTCGGCCTCCGGCTCCGGTCGGGGCGGTGCCGGGGGCGCCTCGGCGTCACGCTCCAGGTCGATGAACTGGACCGACATCCGCACGCCGCCCTCGCCGTCGGTGATGGTGTGGTGCAACTTCTGCACCATGGCCCCCCGCCCGTCGGCCAGCCCGTCGACGATGACGAACTCCCACAGGGGGCGGTCCCGGGCGAAGGGGGCGCCGGCGATGTCGGTGGCCAGGGCCAGGAGCTGGTCCAGGTCCCCCGGCTGGTCGAGGGTGACCCGCCGCACGTGGTGGTCCAGGTCGACGTCGGGGTCCTCCACCCACGAGGGGGCGGCCAGGCCGGCCATCCCGCCCTCGACCCGGCGGCGCAGGCGGGGGATGACCCGGAGGGCGTGGGCCATGCGGGCCCGGAAGCGCTCGGCGTCGGGGGGCCGGTCGAGCAGGGTGACGTTGGCGAAGGTGGAGGACAGGTGGGGATCGGCGTCGAGGGTCCACAGCAGGGCCTCGACGTCGGTCAGGTGGCGGTCCTCCACACGGCGAGGGTAGGCCGCGCCGTCCCGACCGGGCTCAGTGCGAGATCGACGTGTGCTTGAACTCGTTGAGGGCGGGGGCGTCGACCAGGAGGTCCACCACCCGGTCGATGGTGCGGCGGGCGTGGGCGCCGTCGTCGCCGGGGCGGTCCATGAGGCGGACGAAGGCGGCCTGGCCGCCGGCGACGAACGTGGGCACGCCCCACACGGAGTGCTCGGCCGCGGCGGCCTCGTGCTCGGCCCGCACCGCGGCCAGCAGGGAGCCGTCGTCCACGGCGGCCAGGGCGGCCTCGGGGTCCAACCCGGCGTCGGCCAGGACCTTGGCCAGCACGTCCCGGTCGCGCAGGTCGCGGCCCTGGTCGTGGCGGGCCGAGAACAGGGCGCCGTGCACGGCCGGGAAGGCGTCGGGCGCCGTGTCGCGCACGTGCACCCCCACCTGGAGGGCGACCAGGCCCGAATCGTCGCCGGGGCGGTCCCAGATGGGCGCGTCGCCCTCCTCCACGTGCACCTGGCCCAGCGAGAAGGGCACGAAGGCCACGTCCCAGGCCGCCCCGGCGGCCAGGCCGGCCAGCACGTGCTCGTGGGCGTTGCGGGCGAAGGGGCAGCGGTAGTCCCAGGTGACGGCGAAGCGGGTCATGGGCCCTGCAACCTCCCCGCCCCGCCCGATCTTCCGTCGGCGGCCGCCGCCGGCCCGGGGCTCAGCCCTGGCGGTTCAGCGTTGGCGCCACAGCCGGCGGGCCACCTGGCCCACCACCACCCCCACGGCCACCCCCCCCAGCACGTCGCTGGCGTGGTGGATCTTGACGTGGACCCGGCTGGCCGCCACCAGGCCCCCGAGGGCGAACCACCCGACGCGGGTCGACCGGACGCGCCCGTCGGCCAGCAGCGTGGCGGCGCACATGGCGGCGCTGGCGTGCCCGCTGGGGAAGCTGGTGGTGACCGGGATGCGCAGGTGGTGGGGCCGCTCGAACTCGGGGATGGGCCGCTGCCGGCGGAACAGCGACTTGAGGCCGGCGTTGACCAGCGTGGACTCGACCGCCAACACGGTCGAGAGCCGCACCGCAGCGGCCGCGTCGCGCTCGGAGCCCAGCCCCCGGGTCGCCCCCAGCAGGTGCCAGAGCAGGCTGAAGTCGGCCAGCTCCGTGACCGAGTACATCAGCCGGTCGACGGCGGGGTGGCCGCGGAGCCGGTCGAACTGGGCGTCGACGGCGTCGTCGAAGCGGCTCAGGCGGGTGTCGAGGGCCACGGCCCCGGCGGTGGGGGCCGGGGTGGTCAGCTCGTCGACCACCTCCAGCACGGTCTCGACCGGCCCCTCGGGGCCGTCGTCGTCGGCCTCGCCGGGGGGGATGTCGTCGGTGCCCGGGTCGGTGACGGCCATGCCGCCGATGCTACGAGGCCATCGCCGCCAGCTCGGAGTCCGCCCTGACCGTCGACGACGCCTGGGCCGGGTCGCCGCCGAACTGGGGGCACCACTGCTGGAAGCTGCACCAGTTGCACAGCGGGCCGGGCTTGGGGCGGAAGTCGTCGTGGGCGCAGGCCCGGGTGACGGCGTCCCAGATGGCGCCCACGCGGGTGCGCAGGCCGCGGGTGCTCTGGTCGGTGGGCACGGCGGTGATGGCCACCGGCTCGTTGAGGTGCAGGAGCTGGACCCGGG includes the following:
- a CDS encoding DsbA family protein, with product MTRFAVTWDYRCPFARNAHEHVLAGLAAGAAWDVAFVPFSLGQVHVEEGDAPIWDRPGDDSGLVALQVGVHVRDTAPDAFPAVHGALFSARHDQGRDLRDRDVLAKVLADAGLDPEAALAAVDDGSLLAAVRAEHEAAAAEHSVWGVPTFVAGGQAAFVRLMDRPGDDGAHARRTIDRVVDLLVDAPALNEFKHTSISH
- a CDS encoding phosphatase PAP2 family protein codes for the protein MAVTDPGTDDIPPGEADDDGPEGPVETVLEVVDELTTPAPTAGAVALDTRLSRFDDAVDAQFDRLRGHPAVDRLMYSVTELADFSLLWHLLGATRGLGSERDAAAAVRLSTVLAVESTLVNAGLKSLFRRQRPIPEFERPHHLRIPVTTSFPSGHASAAMCAATLLADGRVRSTRVGWFALGGLVAASRVHVKIHHASDVLGGVAVGVVVGQVARRLWRQR